From Polynucleobacter difficilis, a single genomic window includes:
- a CDS encoding ATP-binding cassette domain-containing protein, which produces MNTLCRLRDLQITLGENAFGPFSCTIAPGERIAILGPSGAGKTTLLKLISGELRSHSGSYAFKGAAIETWSLRSLSRARAVLPQSSEVAFSLMAHLVIGLGRIAIEGDLKRNDITLHAARLSSCEHLLHRSFDTLSGGEKARIHLARVFAQLWDEQNSLILVDEPLASLDPGLQIELLESMKRYADARNHAIVAILHDINQAMHHFERLILVKEGCLVGDHLSGMGAISDLADLYQIQLDVIERDGLPPLVFPRASREPNTL; this is translated from the coding sequence ATGAATACGCTATGCCGCCTTCGGGATTTGCAGATCACGCTGGGTGAAAATGCATTCGGTCCCTTTTCATGCACTATTGCTCCGGGTGAGCGCATTGCCATACTCGGTCCCAGTGGCGCCGGAAAAACGACGCTACTTAAACTGATATCCGGCGAACTGAGATCCCATTCTGGATCGTATGCGTTTAAAGGCGCAGCAATAGAAACGTGGTCCTTGCGCTCACTGAGTAGGGCCCGGGCAGTACTGCCGCAATCGAGTGAGGTCGCATTTAGCTTAATGGCTCACTTGGTCATTGGTTTGGGAAGAATCGCAATTGAGGGTGATTTAAAACGCAATGACATTACTCTCCATGCGGCGCGCCTGAGTTCCTGCGAGCATTTGCTCCATCGGAGTTTTGACACCCTATCTGGTGGCGAAAAGGCACGCATTCATCTTGCCAGGGTATTTGCGCAGTTATGGGATGAGCAGAATAGCCTGATCTTGGTGGATGAACCATTGGCTTCCTTGGATCCAGGCTTGCAAATCGAGTTATTGGAAAGTATGAAGCGGTATGCCGATGCGCGTAATCACGCCATTGTGGCAATCTTGCATGACATCAACCAGGCAATGCACCACTTTGAACGATTGATCTTAGTAAAAGAGGGATGCCTGGTTGGCGATCACCTCTCGGGCATGGGTGCAATTTCAGATCTGGCTGATTTGTACCAGATTCAGCTCGATGTAATTGAGCGTGATGGCTTGCCTCCGTTGGTTTTTCCGAGGGCAAGTCGAGAGCCAAATACCCTATAA